ACCGCTTGATCCGCCCTGGACCCCGTGGCAGACCGCGCCCCGCTCCCGTCCGGGAACGGGGCGCAGCCACGCCTCAGAAGGGTGGGTCCGCCGGTCCCGTGGCAGCCGTAGGGTCGGGTCGGGTGGGGCTGGCGGTGGTCCACGGGTCGTCCGGGGCCGCCTCTCTGGGCGGGGTGGTGCGGGTGGTGCGCGCGATGATGACGGTGGCGAATGTCATGGAGGCTCCCACTTCGTCGGCGTCCATCACCACCTTCGAGCGCTTCTCGCCTTCGGGGGTCTCCCACCGGTCGGTGCGCAGTCTGCCGGTGACTACCAGCCGGGCTCCTTTGCCGGCCGAGGCGGCGAGGTTTTCGGCGAGGTGGCGCCAGGCGGTGCAGTCCATGAAGGTGGGCTCGCCGTCTCGCCAGGCGGCCGCTTCCCGGTCGTAGGTCCGTGGGGTGGAGGCGATGGTGAACCGGGCCACCGGTACCCCGTTGGGGGTGAACCGCAGCTCCGGGTCCTCGACGAGGTTCCCGATGACTGTAAGTGGAATGTCGTTGCGCATGAGGTGGAAGCCTGGCACAGCCCTGTGACAATCGCACTGCGCTCTCGTCCTGGTCGGGCACGTGGGCGCGGGCGGTTCTTGGTCGGTTGGAGGGTGTGCGCGCCGGTTCGGTACGGTGGAGGTCTGATCGGGGGTCCCGGGCGATCGAGATCATCAGTGGCGTCGGGTAGCTGCTGGCCCCGGATGGCCTCGAAAGGACCGGGTAGCGGTGCGTACATTCTTCGAGCCTGAGCAGAGAGAAGAGTTCGAGGCTGCTCAGGAGCTGATGGTGCGGCGTTTCGCCGTGTGGGCCGAGCGGCAGGGCCTGCCCGTCGATCCGTGGGTGGCGGAGGCGGCCTGGGACTACCGGCACGCGGACACCCCCGACGGTCGGCTCACGCTGTGGTCTCCTGTCCATGTGCGGGAGTTCCTGCTGGAGTGGATGCCGCGCCGGCTGACCGTGCAGCCCGGTGAAGAGCTTCCCGACGGGCCCGGAACTATGGCCGCCCTGTTGCGCTACTTCGATGAGACGGGCCTGCGTGACCCGCGCGGCGGCACCCTCGCGGCGAACCAGGCGGCCCTGGAGACCGCGTCCGGGCAGTTCCGGGCCGCGATGGCCGACCGTGAGCTCTGGGGAACGGCCAAGTTCTGGGCCACCACCGCCGCCGAGCACGGCGTGGACATCACCGATCCGCACGCCATGCAACGTTTCAGCGAACGCGCGCAGCGTGGTCAGGTTCCCTACGACGAGGCCCTGGCCGGCCGGATCATGCAGCGCCGGTTCGCCGACGGGCCGTTCGTCGGCAGGGCTCTGCCGCAGCTGCCCGTGGCGCTGCCCCCGCTGGAGGAACTGCGCGATCAGGCGGGGCGGTCCGTGGTAGTGGAGCAGCTTCGTGTGTTCACCGCGTGGGTGGGTCCGGGCGGGCGCAAGCTCACCACGACGGGCAGGCTGCAGATGGCCGATGCGCGGGAACTGGTGGGCCTGCTCGGCACCGGCGATACCGTCGATCCGGTCCATGCCGGAGTGAGGCACCGCACCCGTTCCAGTGCCGACCTGCCGGAAGTACACCGGCTTTTCGAGTGGGCCAGGAAGGCCCGGCT
Above is a genomic segment from Streptomyces sp. NBC_01233 containing:
- the ssb gene encoding single-stranded DNA-binding protein; the encoded protein is MRNDIPLTVIGNLVEDPELRFTPNGVPVARFTIASTPRTYDREAAAWRDGEPTFMDCTAWRHLAENLAASAGKGARLVVTGRLRTDRWETPEGEKRSKVVMDADEVGASMTFATVIIARTTRTTPPREAAPDDPWTTASPTRPDPTAATGPADPPF